From Streptomyces sp. NBC_01460, a single genomic window includes:
- a CDS encoding cellulose binding domain-containing protein, whose amino-acid sequence MTTFRRSRIRAAAAAAVTLALGCTALAALPGTAGAAAAGGLVVQYRTSASGATADQSEPWLKVRNSGSASVPLSDVKLRYYFKGDSASAAYRFACSWAVKGCANITGTFRTLPNPTATADRYLEIGFTAGAGTLAPGADTGDMQLRFHRADWQPLGQSDDYSFGAERNTYGDWARITAQVGSVTAWGEAPGGNGPTDPTDPPTDPPADGPRLFDDFSYTGHTDPRIAANGWSVRSNSGGPGVPGAVWAPENVTFSSQGGSSVMNLETSTAGTGASTEQTEILTKSSKFRNGTYAARVKFSDAPRSGPDGDHLVQTFFTINDLKAPMADDYAEYDFEYLPNGGWGEPSNILYTTSWETYRPDPWEAVNQHSEARQSYAGWHDLVVTIDNSAITYYVDGQPFGTHGAAYLPERPMSINFNQWLIDLAGQTSTTPRSYDQQVDYVLHVKDQVLSPAQVSALVSGYRAAGTTFQDTVPAV is encoded by the coding sequence ATGACCACATTCCGCAGGAGCCGTATCCGCGCGGCGGCGGCCGCCGCCGTCACCCTGGCCCTGGGCTGCACCGCCCTCGCCGCCCTGCCGGGCACGGCCGGTGCCGCCGCGGCCGGCGGGCTCGTCGTCCAGTACCGCACGAGCGCGTCCGGGGCTACGGCCGACCAGAGCGAGCCGTGGCTGAAGGTCCGCAACAGCGGGAGCGCGAGCGTGCCGCTCTCCGACGTCAAGCTGCGCTACTACTTCAAGGGTGACTCGGCGTCGGCGGCCTACCGGTTCGCCTGTTCCTGGGCGGTGAAGGGCTGCGCGAACATCACCGGCACCTTCAGGACCCTGCCGAACCCGACCGCGACCGCCGACCGCTACCTGGAGATCGGCTTCACCGCCGGTGCGGGCACCCTGGCCCCCGGGGCGGACACCGGTGACATGCAGCTGCGCTTCCACCGTGCGGACTGGCAGCCGCTCGGGCAGAGCGACGACTACTCCTTCGGCGCCGAGCGGAACACGTACGGCGACTGGGCCAGGATCACCGCGCAGGTGGGGTCGGTGACGGCCTGGGGCGAGGCCCCCGGGGGCAACGGCCCCACCGACCCGACGGATCCCCCCACCGACCCCCCGGCCGACGGGCCGAGGCTGTTCGACGACTTCAGCTACACCGGTCACACGGATCCCCGGATCGCGGCGAACGGCTGGAGCGTCCGCTCGAACTCCGGCGGCCCCGGGGTGCCGGGCGCCGTCTGGGCTCCGGAGAACGTCACCTTCAGCAGCCAGGGCGGCAGTTCGGTGATGAACCTGGAGACGTCCACGGCGGGCACGGGTGCCTCGACGGAGCAGACGGAGATCCTCACGAAGTCCTCGAAGTTCCGCAACGGCACCTACGCGGCCCGGGTGAAGTTCAGCGACGCGCCGAGGTCGGGTCCCGACGGCGACCACCTCGTCCAGACCTTCTTCACCATCAACGACCTCAAGGCGCCGATGGCGGACGACTACGCGGAGTACGACTTCGAGTACCTGCCGAACGGCGGCTGGGGCGAGCCGTCCAACATCCTCTACACCACGTCCTGGGAGACCTACCGGCCCGACCCGTGGGAGGCGGTCAACCAGCACAGCGAGGCACGGCAGAGCTACGCGGGATGGCACGACCTGGTGGTCACCATCGACAACAGCGCCATCACGTACTACGTCGACGGGCAGCCCTTCGGGACCCACGGCGCGGCGTACCTCCCGGAGCGGCCGATGTCGATCAACTTCAACCAGTGGCTGATCGACCTGGCGGGCCAGACCAGCACCACGCCCCGCTCGTACGACCAGCAGGTGGACTACGTCCTGCACGTGAAGGACCA
- a CDS encoding beta-N-acetylhexosaminidase, giving the protein MPASRPELSLVPRPRKLSPRPGRLVLDQDTSVRVLPGAEGAADLLRTLLGPATGLPLPLSADGRVVLALDPELGGLGAEGYGLTVGPRTLLLRAARPDGLLRGVQTIRQLLPPEALSGGARGRSWELPCVEISDVPRYPWRGAMLDVARHFQPVSYLRRYVDLMALHKLNVLHLHLTDDQGWRMPVDAFPRLTSVGGTRAESLSDGVPHAGAYTKAELRDLVRHARERGVTVVPEIEMPGHVRAALAAYPHLGNHPERQLDVWTRWGVCDTVLGVHEEVFAFCRTVLEEVMDVFPSPYIHIGGEECPTGEWEASPAARGRAAAEGLTGPGDLHGWFMGRIGSFLVEHGRRPTGWAESGAELPPEFTVMTWRDPAHARTAARRGHQVVTAHHRATYLDYVQSTDPDEPPAQPGDPVPLHAVHANEPVPGDWEPEEASRVLGTQAQLWTEYVTTPDRIEYLTYPRLCALADRAWSGGRGDWAGFVERLRDHTARLDALGVPYRPLTTRSLATASSGTARPPR; this is encoded by the coding sequence GTGCCCGCATCACGCCCCGAGCTCTCCCTCGTCCCCCGGCCCCGCAAGCTCTCGCCGCGCCCGGGCCGCCTCGTCCTGGACCAGGACACCTCCGTACGCGTCCTGCCGGGTGCCGAGGGGGCGGCGGACCTGCTGCGGACGCTCCTCGGTCCGGCGACCGGGCTGCCCCTGCCGCTCTCGGCCGACGGCCGGGTCGTCCTGGCGCTCGACCCGGAGCTCGGCGGGCTGGGGGCCGAGGGGTACGGCCTCACCGTGGGGCCCCGGACCCTGCTGCTGCGGGCCGCCCGGCCCGACGGCCTGCTGCGGGGCGTCCAGACGATCCGGCAGCTGCTGCCGCCCGAAGCACTGTCCGGCGGTGCGCGCGGCCGGTCCTGGGAGCTGCCGTGCGTCGAGATCAGCGACGTGCCGCGGTATCCCTGGCGCGGCGCGATGCTCGACGTCGCCCGGCACTTCCAGCCCGTCTCCTACCTGCGCCGGTACGTGGACCTGATGGCGCTGCACAAGCTCAACGTCCTGCATCTGCACCTCACGGACGACCAGGGCTGGCGCATGCCCGTCGACGCCTTCCCGCGGCTGACCTCGGTGGGCGGCACCCGGGCCGAGTCGCTGTCCGACGGGGTGCCGCACGCGGGCGCGTACACCAAGGCGGAGCTGCGGGACCTGGTCCGCCACGCGCGGGAGCGGGGGGTGACCGTGGTGCCGGAGATCGAGATGCCGGGCCATGTGCGCGCGGCCCTCGCGGCCTACCCGCACCTGGGGAACCACCCGGAACGGCAGCTGGACGTCTGGACCAGGTGGGGCGTCTGCGACACCGTGCTCGGTGTCCACGAGGAGGTCTTCGCCTTCTGCCGGACCGTGCTGGAGGAGGTCATGGACGTCTTCCCCTCCCCGTACATCCACATCGGCGGCGAGGAGTGCCCCACCGGCGAGTGGGAGGCCTCCCCGGCGGCCCGCGGCCGGGCGGCCGCCGAAGGGCTCACCGGCCCCGGCGACCTGCACGGCTGGTTCATGGGCCGGATCGGCTCGTTCCTCGTCGAGCACGGCCGCCGGCCCACCGGCTGGGCCGAGAGCGGGGCCGAACTGCCTCCCGAATTCACCGTGATGACCTGGCGCGATCCGGCCCACGCCCGCACCGCGGCCCGGCGGGGGCACCAGGTGGTGACCGCGCACCACCGCGCCACCTACCTGGACTACGTCCAGTCCACCGACCCGGACGAGCCCCCCGCCCAGCCGGGTGACCCCGTCCCCCTGCACGCGGTGCACGCCAACGAGCCGGTGCCCGGGGACTGGGAGCCGGAGGAGGCCTCCCGTGTGCTGGGCACCCAGGCGCAGCTGTGGACCGAGTACGTGACGACGCCCGACCGGATCGAATACCTCACCTACCCCCGGCTGTGCGCCCTCGCGGACCGCGCCTGGTCCGGCGGGCGCGGCGACTGGGCCGGGTTCGTCGAGCGGCTGCGCGACCACACCGCCCGGCTGGACGCCCTCGGCGTCCCCTACCGGCCCCTCACCACGCGGTCCCTGGCGACCGCGTCCTCAGGTACAGCGCGACCCCCTCGGTAG
- a CDS encoding carbohydrate ABC transporter permease: MTSPHLRIRRIPLNAAAVVTVVVCLFPVYWMISTAFKPSRDIQSSEPRLVPYTWTLDHFRRAVQADGFELFWRNSILVTLGAVLLSLVVALGASFAVARLRWKGRRQFMLLVFVAQMAPWESLIIPIYIISRDTDMLDRLPTLTLVYFMITLPFTIVVLRGFLATIPPELEEAAQVDGCTRTGAFARVALPLLAPGLMATSLFGFITAWNEFAYANFLIIKQQDNRTLPVWLSSFQNTFGTDWGATMAASTLFALPALVIFLVLQRHVTSGFAAGAVKG, translated from the coding sequence ATGACCTCACCGCACCTCAGGATCCGGCGGATCCCGCTGAACGCCGCCGCCGTCGTGACCGTCGTGGTCTGCCTGTTCCCGGTGTACTGGATGATCTCCACCGCGTTCAAGCCGTCCCGGGACATCCAGTCCTCCGAGCCGCGGCTGGTCCCCTACACCTGGACGCTGGACCACTTCCGCCGGGCCGTACAGGCGGACGGCTTCGAGCTGTTCTGGCGCAACAGCATCCTGGTCACCCTGGGCGCCGTGCTGCTCTCCCTCGTCGTGGCGCTCGGCGCGTCGTTCGCCGTCGCACGGCTGCGGTGGAAGGGCCGGCGGCAGTTCATGCTGCTGGTCTTCGTCGCCCAGATGGCGCCCTGGGAGTCGCTGATCATCCCCATCTACATCATCTCGCGCGACACGGACATGCTCGACCGGCTGCCCACCCTCACCCTCGTCTACTTCATGATCACGCTGCCCTTCACGATCGTGGTGCTCCGGGGCTTCCTGGCGACGATCCCGCCCGAACTGGAGGAGGCCGCCCAGGTCGACGGCTGCACGAGGACGGGGGCGTTCGCACGGGTGGCCCTGCCGCTGCTCGCCCCGGGCCTGATGGCGACCTCGCTCTTCGGATTCATCACCGCCTGGAACGAGTTCGCCTACGCCAACTTCCTGATCATCAAGCAGCAGGACAACCGCACCCTGCCGGTCTGGCTCTCGTCCTTCCAGAACACCTTCGGCACCGACTGGGGCGCCACCATGGCCGCCTCCACGCTCTTCGCGCTGCCCGCCCTCGTGATCTTCCTGGTGCTCCAGCGCCATGTGACCTCCGGCTTCGCGGCCGGCGCGGTCAAGGGCTGA
- a CDS encoding carbohydrate ABC transporter permease, giving the protein MPAVRERPAPRVHRPPKAPPGRRAGTPPRDLWPYALIAPAIGGMLYLLVYPLVRAVVISLQDFRLRQLISGDAEFVGLRNYRTLLSDPRFWEVTGRTFVFMAVNVVLIMVISTLVALMTERLRRAGRTIVLCSLVLAWAMPVVAATTVFQWLFHSEFGIVNQSLTALGFGSFDRYPWFANGTASFTILVLLIVWQSVPFAAVTLYSALTTVPAELYESARLDGASGSRIFRSVTFPMLRPIFLLVLSLEVIWTFKAFVQIWVMTRGGPGDATTILPVYAVQTALSSQRYDLGSAASMITVVLMSGVLVLYFRQMLRQEDDPR; this is encoded by the coding sequence GTGCCGGCTGTCCGCGAAAGACCCGCGCCACGCGTCCACCGTCCACCGAAGGCGCCACCGGGGCGGCGGGCCGGAACACCCCCGCGCGACCTCTGGCCCTACGCCCTGATCGCGCCCGCGATCGGCGGCATGCTCTACCTGCTGGTGTACCCGCTGGTGCGGGCCGTGGTGATCTCCCTCCAGGACTTCCGGCTCCGCCAGCTGATCAGCGGGGACGCGGAGTTCGTGGGACTACGCAACTACCGGACGCTGCTGTCCGACCCGCGCTTCTGGGAGGTGACCGGCCGCACCTTCGTCTTCATGGCCGTCAACGTCGTACTGATCATGGTCATCTCGACGCTGGTCGCGCTGATGACGGAGCGGCTCCGCCGGGCCGGCCGGACGATCGTCCTCTGCTCGCTGGTGCTCGCCTGGGCCATGCCCGTGGTCGCGGCGACGACGGTCTTCCAGTGGCTGTTCCACTCCGAGTTCGGCATCGTCAACCAGTCCCTGACGGCGCTCGGCTTCGGATCCTTCGACCGCTACCCGTGGTTCGCGAACGGTACGGCGTCCTTCACGATCCTGGTCCTGCTGATCGTCTGGCAGTCCGTGCCGTTCGCGGCGGTCACCCTCTACTCCGCCCTGACCACGGTCCCCGCCGAGCTGTACGAGTCGGCCCGCCTCGACGGCGCCTCGGGCTCCCGCATCTTCCGCTCGGTCACCTTCCCGATGCTGCGGCCGATCTTCCTGCTGGTCCTCTCCCTGGAGGTGATCTGGACCTTCAAGGCCTTCGTCCAGATCTGGGTGATGACCCGCGGCGGGCCCGGCGACGCCACCACCATCCTCCCCGTGTACGCGGTCCAGACGGCGCTCTCCAGCCAGCGCTACGACCTGGGATCGGCCGCGTCGATGATCACCGTGGTCCTGATGTCCGGGGTGCTGGTCCTCTACTTCCGCCAGATGCTCCGACAGGAGGACGACCCGCGATGA
- a CDS encoding extracellular solute-binding protein, protein MKYRLLAGVSALVTAAALSACSSGADDAEGAGGVTTVDVWLMRDSVSAAFQKEFTEGFEAAHPDIDVKIQIQEWDGIGQKITAALASNDAPDVIEAGNTQVAQFAESGGLLDLSDKKDELNGGDWLKGLAEPGSYDGKQYGIPYYAANRVVVYRKDLFEKAGVDPAKLTTREEWIAATTKLNKGGTQGIYLPGQLWYALAGFVWDEGGDLATESGGRWKGALDTPEALRGMAFYARLQALGKGPRDSDEDDPPQAEVMAQGQVAQVISTPGGANVVVENNPELEGKLGFFPIPGKTAGTPGAVFTGGSDLVVPAAAGHPDAAVTFIRELTGDAWQKKLAVAMSYVPNRTSLAPAVADDPGASAMAVGAANGHATPNTPGWAAVEAENPVKDYMTAVLTGGDAKQEAAKASADITRAMNAGS, encoded by the coding sequence GTGAAGTACCGCTTGCTTGCCGGTGTGTCCGCGCTCGTGACGGCCGCCGCTCTCAGTGCCTGCAGCTCCGGCGCCGACGACGCCGAAGGGGCCGGAGGCGTGACGACGGTCGATGTCTGGCTGATGCGGGACAGCGTCTCGGCCGCGTTCCAGAAGGAGTTCACCGAAGGCTTCGAGGCCGCGCACCCGGACATCGACGTGAAGATCCAGATCCAGGAGTGGGACGGCATCGGCCAGAAGATCACCGCCGCCCTGGCCAGCAACGACGCCCCGGACGTGATCGAGGCGGGCAACACGCAGGTGGCGCAGTTCGCGGAGAGCGGCGGGCTGCTGGACCTCAGCGACAAGAAGGACGAGCTGAACGGCGGTGACTGGCTGAAGGGCCTGGCCGAGCCGGGCTCGTACGACGGGAAGCAGTACGGCATCCCGTACTACGCCGCCAACCGGGTCGTGGTCTACCGCAAGGACCTCTTCGAGAAGGCCGGCGTCGACCCCGCGAAGCTCACCACGCGCGAGGAGTGGATCGCCGCCACCACGAAGCTGAACAAGGGCGGCACCCAGGGCATCTACCTGCCGGGACAGCTCTGGTACGCGCTGGCCGGCTTCGTCTGGGACGAGGGCGGGGACCTGGCGACCGAGTCCGGCGGCCGGTGGAAGGGCGCGCTCGACACCCCCGAGGCGCTGCGCGGCATGGCCTTCTACGCCCGGCTCCAGGCGCTCGGCAAGGGCCCCCGGGACTCCGACGAGGACGACCCGCCCCAGGCCGAGGTGATGGCCCAGGGCCAGGTCGCCCAGGTCATCTCCACCCCGGGCGGCGCCAACGTGGTCGTCGAGAACAACCCGGAGCTCGAGGGGAAGCTCGGCTTCTTCCCGATCCCCGGGAAGACGGCGGGCACCCCGGGCGCGGTGTTCACCGGCGGCTCCGACCTGGTCGTCCCGGCGGCGGCCGGACATCCGGACGCGGCGGTGACCTTCATCAGGGAACTGACGGGCGACGCCTGGCAGAAGAAGCTCGCGGTGGCCATGAGCTACGTCCCGAACCGGACGTCGCTCGCCCCGGCCGTGGCGGACGACCCGGGTGCCTCGGCCATGGCCGTCGGCGCGGCGAACGGGCACGCGACGCCGAACACCCCGGGCTGGGCGGCCGTGGAGGCCGAGAACCCGGTCAAGGACTACATGACCGCGGTCCTCACCGGGGGTGACGCGAAGCAGGAGGCGGCCAAGGCCTCCGCCGACATCACGCGGGCCATGAACGCCGGTTCCTGA
- a CDS encoding GntR family transcriptional regulator, translating to MKADVPGTVLKRERARDAVLELIESRSPGDAIPSERALCALLGVSRPTLRAAVDELVAAGLLVREHGRGMFVAPEKITQELVSADLALSVPQAAGAWSSRLLEFTTLQAGARVGRKLRMSPAEEVVYVARLRLVDGAPMAIEHLHIRAALVPGLSAQELEDGDLYEHLRHTHGVHVREAVQAIEPTVVTRAEAQLLGVPELSPALLFERLTSDVSGVPVEYVHSLYRGDRYRIVSRLALGPAAATAGLVRDGHHPGIPPGDFAHGDPIASSTRGDIQAGP from the coding sequence ATGAAAGCCGACGTACCGGGGACGGTGCTCAAGAGGGAACGGGCGCGCGACGCGGTCCTCGAGCTGATCGAGAGCCGCAGCCCCGGGGACGCCATCCCGTCCGAGCGGGCCCTCTGCGCCCTGCTCGGGGTGTCCCGGCCCACCCTGCGTGCCGCCGTCGACGAGCTGGTGGCCGCCGGCCTGCTGGTCCGCGAGCACGGGCGCGGGATGTTCGTCGCGCCGGAGAAGATCACCCAGGAGCTGGTCTCGGCGGACCTCGCCCTGAGCGTGCCGCAGGCGGCCGGCGCGTGGTCGAGCCGGCTCCTGGAGTTCACCACCCTCCAGGCCGGCGCCCGGGTCGGCCGCAAGCTGCGGATGTCGCCCGCCGAGGAGGTCGTCTACGTCGCACGGCTGCGCCTGGTCGACGGCGCGCCCATGGCGATCGAGCACCTGCACATCAGGGCGGCGCTCGTCCCCGGCCTGTCGGCGCAGGAGCTGGAGGACGGCGATCTCTACGAGCACCTCCGGCACACCCACGGGGTCCATGTCCGGGAGGCGGTCCAGGCCATCGAGCCGACCGTCGTCACACGGGCGGAGGCCCAGCTCCTGGGGGTCCCCGAGCTCTCCCCGGCCCTGCTCTTCGAGCGTCTGACCTCGGACGTCTCCGGGGTGCCCGTGGAGTACGTCCACTCGCTGTACCGGGGCGACCGCTACCGGATCGTCTCCCGCCTCGCGCTCGGGCCCGCCGCGGCGACCGCGGGGCTGGTCAGGGACGGGCACCACCCGGGGATCCCGCCCGGGGACTTCGCGCACGGCGACCCGATCGCCTCGTCCACCCGGGGGGACATCCAGGCGGGGCCCTGA
- a CDS encoding helix-turn-helix domain-containing protein: MTEPADHPLVTAVKPLVDAMGAEILAPDQATTEDVVLAWEGADVIAVRLPQLSESLDHILAAMERRHGMPLADLDRKAKQGVVRTLEARGAFSVRHGVETVAGALGVSRFTVYNYLNRDNAAKGV, translated from the coding sequence GTGACCGAACCGGCCGACCACCCGCTGGTCACCGCGGTGAAGCCCCTCGTCGACGCCATGGGGGCCGAGATCCTCGCCCCGGACCAGGCCACCACCGAGGACGTGGTGCTCGCCTGGGAGGGGGCGGACGTCATAGCGGTACGGCTCCCGCAGCTCTCCGAATCGCTCGACCACATCCTGGCCGCGATGGAGCGGCGGCACGGGATGCCGCTGGCAGACCTGGACCGTAAGGCGAAGCAAGGAGTGGTCCGGACCCTGGAGGCACGCGGTGCCTTCTCGGTGCGGCACGGGGTGGAGACGGTGGCGGGGGCCCTCGGGGTCAGCCGCTTCACCGTCTACAACTACCTGAACCGCGACAATGCGGCCAAGGGTGTCTAG
- the uraD gene encoding 2-oxo-4-hydroxy-4-carboxy-5-ureidoimidazoline decarboxylase, giving the protein MTTSSTPGLARFNTLADEEATAALHEVCASTAWGTFVLAHRPYTGPEALFSASDAAMAELSAEDLAEAMAGHPPIGRPKPGDPASAREQRGMAGASEELKAEMLELNLAYQERFGHVFLICATGATGEQMRDAVKARSGNSPEQEREIVRTELGKINRIRLTRLVQDS; this is encoded by the coding sequence GTGACTACGAGCTCCACACCGGGCCTCGCCCGGTTCAACACCCTGGCGGACGAAGAGGCCACAGCCGCACTGCACGAGGTGTGTGCCAGTACGGCGTGGGGAACCTTCGTCCTCGCCCACCGGCCCTACACCGGCCCGGAAGCCCTGTTCTCCGCGAGCGACGCCGCCATGGCCGAGCTCTCCGCGGAGGACCTGGCCGAGGCGATGGCCGGCCACCCGCCGATCGGACGCCCCAAGCCCGGGGACCCGGCCTCCGCCCGTGAGCAGCGGGGGATGGCCGGTGCGTCCGAGGAGCTCAAGGCCGAGATGCTCGAACTCAACCTGGCCTACCAGGAGCGGTTCGGACACGTCTTCCTGATCTGCGCCACCGGAGCCACCGGTGAGCAGATGCGCGACGCGGTGAAGGCCCGGTCCGGCAACTCGCCCGAGCAGGAACGCGAGATCGTCCGCACCGAGCTGGGCAAGATCAACCGCATCCGGCTGACCCGCCTCGTGCAGGACTCCTGA
- the uraH gene encoding hydroxyisourate hydrolase: MSTDTTASVSTHILDTSIGRPAEAVTVSLAARSGGDTQYVTLGGSATDADGRCKDLPALPEGTTHVRLVFDTESYFTAKKQAEAQQDAPRVRDSGAFFPEVAIAFAVTPGEHYHVPLLLNPFGYSVYRGS, translated from the coding sequence TTGAGCACCGACACCACCGCATCGGTGTCCACCCACATCCTGGACACCAGCATCGGCCGTCCCGCCGAAGCCGTCACCGTCTCCCTGGCCGCCCGCAGCGGCGGCGACACGCAGTACGTGACGCTCGGCGGATCCGCGACCGACGCGGACGGGCGCTGCAAAGACCTGCCGGCCCTGCCGGAAGGAACCACCCACGTACGGCTCGTCTTCGACACCGAGTCGTACTTCACCGCGAAGAAGCAAGCCGAGGCGCAGCAGGACGCCCCCCGCGTAAGGGACAGCGGCGCGTTCTTCCCGGAGGTGGCGATCGCATTCGCCGTCACCCCGGGCGAGCACTACCACGTACCGCTGCTGCTCAACCCGTTCGGCTACTCCGTTTACCGAGGGAGCTAG
- the pucL gene encoding factor-independent urate hydroxylase: protein MPTILGQNQYGKAENRVVKITRDGDTHHIKDLNVSVALSGDMDDVHYSGSNANVLPTDTTKNTVFAFAKEHGIESAEQFGIHLARHFVTSQEPIQVARIRIEEYGWERIATSDGNSKFIGADEVKHSFVRKGQETRTTQITFDGEKWEVISGLKDLSVMNSTNSEFWGYVKDKYTTLKEAYDRILATDVSAKWRYNWTSDDERMPNWEKSYEQTRKHMLQAFAETYSLSLQQTLYQMGSRIINNRSEIDEIRFSLPNNHHFLVDLEPFGLKNDNEVYFAADRPYGLIEATVLRDGVEPKIPVDLTNL, encoded by the coding sequence ATGCCCACGATTCTCGGCCAGAACCAGTACGGCAAAGCAGAGAACCGCGTCGTCAAGATCACGCGGGACGGCGACACCCACCACATCAAGGACCTCAACGTCTCGGTCGCGCTCTCCGGCGACATGGACGACGTCCACTACTCCGGTTCCAACGCCAACGTCCTGCCGACCGACACCACCAAGAACACGGTGTTCGCCTTCGCCAAGGAACACGGCATCGAGTCCGCCGAGCAGTTCGGCATCCACCTCGCGCGGCACTTCGTGACCTCGCAGGAGCCGATCCAGGTGGCCCGGATCAGGATCGAGGAGTACGGCTGGGAGCGCATCGCGACCTCCGACGGCAACTCCAAGTTCATCGGCGCCGACGAGGTCAAGCACTCCTTCGTCCGCAAGGGCCAGGAGACGCGCACCACCCAGATCACCTTCGACGGTGAGAAGTGGGAGGTCATCTCCGGCCTCAAGGACCTGAGCGTCATGAACTCCACCAACTCGGAGTTCTGGGGCTACGTCAAGGACAAGTACACGACGCTGAAGGAGGCGTACGACCGCATCCTCGCGACGGACGTCTCCGCCAAGTGGCGCTACAACTGGACCAGCGACGACGAGCGCATGCCGAACTGGGAGAAGTCCTACGAGCAGACGCGCAAGCACATGCTCCAGGCCTTCGCGGAGACGTACTCCCTCTCGCTCCAGCAGACCCTCTACCAGATGGGTTCGCGCATCATCAACAACCGCAGCGAGATCGACGAGATCCGCTTCTCGCTGCCGAACAACCACCACTTCCTGGTCGACCTGGAGCCCTTCGGCCTCAAGAACGACAACGAGGTGTACTTCGCGGCCGACCGCCCGTACGGCCTCATCGAGGCGACGGTGCTCCGGGACGGCGTCGAGCCGAAGATCCCGGTCGACCTGACCAACCTCTGA
- a CDS encoding nucleobase:cation symporter-2 family protein, with protein MAQPATGPAKGPCTAPPTAAGTAVHPVDEKLPPSRLVPAALQHIAAMYAGVVTPPLIIGQAVGLDAAGMTRLIAASLLIAGLATLLQTLGAARFAGNRLPFVNAASSAGIAPMLAIAETSAPGHQLPAIYGAVLVAGVFCLAVGPFFGRLLRFFPPLVTGVVITLIGVTLMPVPVGWAQGGDATADDFGAMKYLALAAFTLVVILIIQRFGRGFVKQTALLAGMLLGTLAAIPFGLADFSALGSAPVAALPTPFAFGAPEFQPAAILSLCIVMLVLMTESSAGMLALGEICERRTDGATITRGLRTDGIATLVGPVFGGFPTSAFAQNVGVVSLTRVRSRYVVAAAGGALIVLGVFPMLGAVVSLVPMPVLGGAGIVLFGSIAVSGIRTLAEAGLDDSSNIILVAVALGAGIIPLAAPAFYAGFPSWAQTVLGSGISAGALVAVLLNLFFHHLGTHSRNAVALKSS; from the coding sequence ATGGCACAGCCTGCAACGGGGCCGGCGAAAGGCCCATGTACCGCCCCACCGACCGCTGCCGGAACGGCAGTTCACCCGGTGGACGAGAAGCTCCCGCCCTCGCGGCTCGTCCCCGCCGCGCTCCAGCACATCGCCGCCATGTACGCGGGCGTCGTCACCCCTCCGCTCATCATCGGGCAGGCCGTCGGTCTCGACGCGGCCGGCATGACCCGTCTCATCGCGGCGAGCCTCCTGATCGCGGGACTCGCCACCCTCCTCCAGACCCTCGGTGCCGCACGCTTCGCCGGGAACCGGCTGCCCTTCGTCAACGCGGCGTCCTCCGCCGGGATCGCGCCGATGCTCGCCATCGCGGAGACCAGCGCCCCCGGCCACCAACTCCCCGCGATCTACGGGGCGGTACTCGTCGCAGGCGTCTTCTGCCTGGCCGTCGGACCCTTCTTCGGGCGGCTGCTGCGCTTCTTCCCGCCCCTCGTCACCGGCGTCGTCATCACGCTCATCGGCGTCACCCTGATGCCGGTACCGGTCGGCTGGGCTCAGGGCGGCGACGCCACCGCCGACGACTTCGGCGCCATGAAGTACCTGGCGCTGGCCGCCTTCACCCTCGTCGTCATCCTGATCATCCAGCGCTTCGGGCGCGGCTTCGTCAAGCAGACCGCCCTGCTCGCGGGCATGCTGCTCGGCACGCTGGCCGCGATTCCCTTCGGGCTCGCCGACTTCTCCGCGCTCGGCTCCGCCCCCGTGGCCGCCCTGCCGACGCCCTTCGCCTTCGGCGCACCCGAGTTCCAGCCCGCCGCGATCCTCTCCCTGTGCATCGTGATGCTCGTGCTGATGACGGAGTCGTCGGCCGGCATGCTGGCGCTCGGCGAGATCTGCGAGCGGCGCACCGACGGCGCCACGATCACCCGCGGTCTGCGCACGGACGGGATCGCCACGCTCGTCGGACCGGTCTTCGGAGGCTTCCCGACCAGCGCCTTCGCCCAGAACGTCGGCGTCGTGTCGCTCACGCGGGTACGCAGCCGCTACGTCGTCGCCGCGGCCGGCGGCGCCCTGATCGTCCTGGGCGTGTTCCCCATGCTGGGCGCGGTCGTCTCGCTGGTCCCCATGCCCGTGCTCGGCGGCGCCGGCATCGTCCTGTTCGGCTCGATCGCGGTGAGCGGCATCCGGACCCTGGCCGAGGCCGGCCTCGACGACAGCTCCAACATCATCCTCGTGGCGGTGGCACTCGGCGCGGGCATCATCCCGCTCGCGGCCCCCGCCTTCTACGCCGGATTCCCGTCCTGGGCACAGACCGTGCTCGGATCCGGGATCAGTGCGGGCGCGCTCGTCGCGGTCCTGCTCAATCTGTTCTTCCATCATCTCGGCACCCACAGCCGTAACGCTGTGGCACTCAAATCCTCCTAG